A region from the Lates calcarifer isolate ASB-BC8 linkage group LG2, TLL_Latcal_v3, whole genome shotgun sequence genome encodes:
- the LOC108897669 gene encoding high choriolytic enzyme 1-like — protein MTLSASLLLLLLLGLSQAHPLQEEGVEEDTVDITTRILTSNNATNEILLEGDLLAPRTRNAMMCWSQSCLWKKASNGYVMIPFTMSNEFTGWEKQKIDNAMKSFHSSTCIRFVPRQNEYDYISIENRGGCFSALGREGGRQVLSLNRQGCLYHGIIQHEINHALGFQHEQTRSDRDYYVKINWENIDPQMAYNFYRQSTNNLNTPYDYSSIMHYGRTAFSIQYGMETITPIPDPNVQIGQRQGMSYWDIRRINTLYGC, from the coding sequence ATGACTCTCTCtgccagcctgctgctgctgctcctgctcggCCTCTCTCAGGCTCATCCTCTCCAGGAGGAAGGAGTCGAAGAAGACACCGTCGACATCACCACAAGGATTCTTACTTCCAACAATGCCACCAATGAGATCCTGCTGGAAGGAGATCTGCTAGCTCCCAGAACCAGAAACGCCATGATGTGCTGGTCCCAGAGCTGCCTGTGGAAAAAAGCCTCCAATGGATATGTGATGATCCCCTTCACCATGAGCAATGAGTTCACCGGCTGGGAGAAGCAGAAGATCGACAATGCCATGAAGTCCTTCCACAGCAGTACCTGCATCCGCTTCGTCCCCCGTCAGAACGAGTACGACTACATCAGCATCGAGAACAGAGGCggatgtttctctgctctgggcagagagggaggcagacaggTGCTGTCTCTCAACAGACAGGGCTGCCTCTACCACGGCATCATCCAGCACGAGATCAACCACGCTCTGGGCTTCCAGCACGAGCAGACCAGGAGTGACCGCGACTACTACGTCAAGATCAACTGGGAGAACATCGACCCACAGATGGCCTACAACTTCTACAGGCAGTCCACCAACAACCTCAACACTCCCTACGACTACTCCTCCATCATGCACTATGGAAGAACAGCCTTCTCCATCCAGTACGGAATGGAAACCATCACCCCCATCCCAGACCCCAACGTCCAGATCGGCCAGAGGCAGGGCATGTCCTACTGGGACATCAGGAGGATCAACACACTCTACGGCTGCTAA
- the LOC108897671 gene encoding high choriolytic enzyme 1-like, with amino-acid sequence MTLSASLLLLLLLGLSQAHPLQEEGVEEDTVDITTRILTSNNATNEILLEGDLLAPRTRNAMMCWSQSCLWKKASNGYVMIPFTMSNEFTGWEKQKIDNAMKSFHSSTCIRFVPRQNEYDYISIENRGGCFSALGREGGRQVLSLNRQGCLYHGIIQHEINHALGFQHEQTRSDRDYYVKINWENIDPQMAYNFYRQSTNNLNTPYDYSSIMHYGRTAFSIQYGMETITPIPDPNVQIGQRQGMSYWDIRRINTLYGC; translated from the coding sequence ATGACTCTCTCtgccagcctgctgctgctgctcctgctcggCCTCTCTCAGGCTCATCCTCTCCAGGAGGAAGGAGTCGAAGAAGACACCGTCGACATCACCACAAGGATTCTTACTTCCAACAATGCCACCAATGAGATCCTGCTGGAAGGAGATCTGCTAGCTCCCAGAACCAGAAACGCCATGATGTGCTGGTCCCAGAGCTGCCTGTGGAAAAAAGCCTCCAATGGATATGTGATGATCCCCTTCACCATGAGCAATGAGTTCACCGGCTGGGAGAAGCAGAAGATCGACAATGCCATGAAGTCCTTCCACAGCAGTACCTGCATCCGCTTCGTCCCCCGTCAGAACGAGTACGACTACATCAGCATCGAGAACAGAGGCggatgtttctctgctctgggcagagagggaggcagacaggTGCTGTCTCTCAACAGACAGGGCTGCCTCTACCACGGCATCATCCAGCACGAGATCAACCACGCTCTGGGCTTCCAGCACGAGCAGACCAGGAGTGACCGCGACTACTACGTCAAGATCAACTGGGAGAACATCGACCCACAGATGGCCTACAACTTCTACAGGCAGTCTACCAACAACCTCAACACTCCCTACGACTACTCCTCCATCATGCACTATGGAAGAACAGCCTTCTCCATCCAGTACGGAATGGAAACCATCACCCCCATCCCAGATCCCAACGTCCAGATCGGCCAGAGGCAGGGCATGTCCTACTGGGACATCAGGAGGATCAACACACTCTACGGCTGCTAA